Within Planococcus citri chromosome 2, ihPlaCitr1.1, whole genome shotgun sequence, the genomic segment CGACGATAGAGAACTTTACTATAAAATATTACgtctttttcctatttttaaaccaaaaatttcaagttcatacaattcttggaaaaaaatttaaaaaaacaaagcgccatgtataaaaattttattgactttgtttattttcaactttgtttttgagaaaaatcattcagataaataaacgtaaaaaaCACCTTAAGGTATAGCAAATCTCACGTAAATCAGGGTGGATTTTGCGGATCGTTTTTTCTCGCTTTTCAATATCTTtatccagaattttaaaattgcaaacatCCTTGAATCAAAAATCCCTGAATCTCAAAATCCCGCCGCCACCGTGAATTTTTACATGTTTCTGTTCAAATAAATGAGTATTTGCGATATTTTCCTTataatttggtcaaaatgtcaAGCTTGAGCGCAAGTTCTCCCCCCGACGATACATTTAAGATTCTAGTCGCCACAGATATTCATTTAGGATACGCTGAAAATGATCCGGTCAGAGGTAAGTTGAACTAAACACTCTTCTCATTGCATTACTTTATCACAAATTCTTTCTGCAGGGGAAGACAGTTTCAATACATTCGAGGAAATATTGGAATTAGCAAAAGCAAATGATGTGGATTTCATCCTTCTCGGTGGAGATTTATTCCACGATAATAAACCATCAACGCTGTGTATGTTCAAATGCATGGCTTTGCTACGAAAATACTGCATGGGTGAAAGGTAAGATGAATTCCTCCAACAGCTGATGCTCTTTGTACATTTACTAATTCTAAAACTTTACAGACCCATTTCAGTGGAGTTTATGAGTGATCcgaatgtaaattttcaacactgCTACGAGCGTTTGGTGAATTACGAAGATCCGAATTTGAATATCTCTATACCAGTGTTTTCAATACATGGAAATCACGATGATCCTACCGGTTCTATTCAGATATCTTCGCTCGATATACTCAGCGTTTCCGGTTTAGTCAACTATTTTGGTAAATGGACCGATCTAACGGATGTGAAGGTTTCACCCATGTTGCTTCGTAAAGGAGCTTCGAAATTGGCCATTTATGGATTGAGTCATATTAAAGATGAACGTCTCGCTAGATTATTCCGGAGTAATAGCGTAAGTAGTGACTGGTTCACTTCATCAGGTTGAGTGTTAAGTGAAATATTAATGAAGTATTTCTTCaggtacaatttttccaacCGAGTGAAAGTACGAACGAATGGTTTAATATTTTTGTCTGTCATCAAAATCGAGTCGATCGTGGAATCGCTAAATACGTACAAGAAACAGCTTTACCTGAAATTATGGATTTAGTCATATGGGGTCACGAACACGAGTGTAAATTATTGGACGAAACTTGGAATCCTATTAAAGAGTTTCACGTCATTCAACCTGGTAATTTcctgatcaaattttaatcttttcGCGTGTATACGGTGCTTATTCTAATTTTTCGTGTATTACAGGCAGCTCGGTAGCTACTTCATTATGTGAAGGTGAAGCTAGAAAGAAACACGTTGCTTTGCTGCGAGTCCATGACAAGAAGTTCAAGATAGATCATTTACCTCTGAAGACTGTTCGACCGTTTATATTTGAAACTATTAAGCTGTCAGAATGTAATATCCGTGATGTTGATCCTAATCCAGCGGACAATGTAATTTTTACGAACATTTAAAACTGTTCACATTTTAAAAGATTCAGTTTCAATTTCCTGTTTCATTTTATAGGTTCAACGCTACTTAACGGAGAGAGTAGATTACTCGATTGTCAACGCCAGTGATCAAATTACAGGTATGTAatgaaatacaattttaaaatctttaatAATGAAACGAtataattgaattattttcgaaTTCAGGCCACCCCAAGCAACCCACCCTACCTCTAATTCGAATTCGCGTCGAGTACGTCGATGAATTGCAATGTTTCAACACCATTCGTTTCGGTCAACAGTTCCAATCCAAGGTAGCTAATCCTACCGATATGATAAAGCTATTTAGAGAAAAACCCAAAGAGAGAAAAGCTCGCGAAGGTTTAGATATAGAAGGCAAAGAAAATAtggaagaatttttggaaaatgaagaaGTAGAAGATCTATGGGAAATAAAAATGAACGCCATCATAGCGAAGTATTTCAATGAAGTGAATACCGCTAAACAGATGCAAGTTTTGTCAATCAGAGGTATCTCGGAAGCTGCTGCTAGATATATCGATAAAGGAGATAGAGACGCGATCGAGCGAATTTTCCAGTAAGCAATCATTATGCTCTCTAAATGTGACAAAATGCAATAGTTAATTCTATTCTTCATTTTAACAGACACCAACGTAATAAAATCCAGAAGTATTTGTTAGATGAGAATATACCTTTGGAAAACCTCGACGAAGCTATAGCCAAGTATCGTGAAGACAGAAAACAGAATCCAGTCATCGAAGCTGAAGAagtgagtaaattttttcatttcaaatatcaCCCTCCGGTGAACTAATATTCCTGAATTtcttttcagaataaaaaagtATTCTCCGACGATTTCGGTGTAGGCGGTGCGAGTACTTCGAATAATGGTGGAGATGCGCTTCAAATGCACATTAGTGATGATAGTGATGATGGTTTTAACACTACAGCTCCACCAGCGACCACAACTAGTCAAAGAGGTAGAGGAAGCAGAGGAGGCAGAGGACGAGCTGCTGCTGCACCGAAAGCTCCATCTACTAGAGGTCGAGGATCTAGGGGTGGTCGAGCTAGAGGCACTGCTTCGGCTAGTAGTACGGTTACGCTTACTACAACGGTTCAAAAAACTCAATCTCAAGTAAATTTAATTGCATTTATGGTACCACGATCGTATTATGTATTTGGTTCTATTGATTTATATTTTTGCAGAGACCCACTCGGGCTAGTACGAGTACTTCTAATCAGAATTCCAAGCTCAATCGGCTCCGATACGATGACAGTGAtagtgattgatttttttttgatatcttaAGAGTAATCAGAGTTAAGGATACCGTTTATAAgtatattttgttatttttatgcatttgataatttttaaaatgaattattcgttccaatttttattaaatatttttttaaaaaacatttgttGAGTTACAATTTATTACAatacgaaaataataaaatagttctaagaaaaatgaattcctTCGACATTGAACGCGTGAAGCAACCTGGAAAAAAGATTAAAGAGTTAGATACGCTCAATTCGAGAATTACAATAAGCAATTGAAATAAAACTTGCTTTAGAAAGTCATCGATATCCATTGTTCTAGCTCGTAAATTGGCAGATTCACTTTTATCTaaaatatcttcaattttttgcttaatATTAAAATCATCCGGAATTTCCTAAacagtaaaacaaaaaaaaaatagtaatgaacattctttttaaaaaatgcaggaATGATTCAAGCAATCCTCACTTTATTCGTCATCGAGCAATAAGTTCTATAATTCTTTTCCAAAAGACCCAGAACGGTAGTTTGTTTGAAAGCTGAACTGAGAGTTTTATTTTTCCTAATAAAAGCAATTCTAGTCAATCCATCCCATTCTTTAAAATTCACTTCCGGTGGCGGATTTCTAGGCTCTATCCGAACTACATTCGATTCTACTTTGGGAGGTGGTCTGAAATTATTCTTTCCAACCTGAAACACACACTAAGTTGCAGTCACGAAGCAAGAAATAAGGTCTAGATAATTTCTAGTACCTTCATCAAGAGATCAACTCTGGCTAAAAGCTGAGTATTGATGGACAATCTGCAATAAAGTTTTTCTCCCGGTTTAGCCACCAGACGATTAGCGAATTCTCGTTGAAACATTAACACGGCGCATCTGAAGAATGGTCGATGTAAAAGCAATTTGAATACCAAAGGTGAAGATATTTGATACGGGACGTTGGCAACACAAACGTTGAAAAATGGTAATTCGGATTTGATAGCGTCACCGACGAcaatttgaagctttttttggTAACTGGTGCCTTGGACACGTTTTTGAAGCTCAGCTACTAATCTGAGAAGCATATTGAGAGTTAGTTTATGCTTCGAGAGAATATCTATTCGAAGATGAACGCAGTTACCTTGTATCGATTTCACAAGCGATAACTTTGGCGGCATTTTCTAGCAGTTTTACGGTCATGTTACCGGTACCAGGACCTATTTCCAGTACTGTATCGGAAGGTCTGACAGCAGCTTTATCAACCATGGCTTGGATTATTAAAGGATTTTTCAAGATGTGTTGACCGAAATCCTTGTTGAACAAGATACCTAGGAGAAACATTTGATGTTTATTTCGTGATGGATGGTTGAAATAATATGTATGTTGCAAAATACAAGAAGGATTGTAAATTTACCTTGTTTTGCGATCGAATCATGTTGACGAGTTTTCTTCGTTGTAACTTTGGGCATGTTGGTGATGATCGAGATTGCTATTTCATAAATGAAGCTGTTGAAGAAGTATTTAATTACACATTTTCAGTTCGAATACTTCAAAAGACTTCAAAgattccaaaattccaaaatttccaactttctgAAAACGAAACtgataagaagaaaaaacaagcACGTGGTAAACAAGCGTCTAAATGACAAACTGAGCAATTGATAAgagcaataaaattttcataaaatttaggtaaaattggtcaaatttagAGAGAATTGAATGAATTGATAGATTTTGGATAAATAATCACTAAAATGATGTCTAGATCACataacaagaaaaataaatgaaaactaattcgattttcaaacaaaaattcatttcatcagCATTCTTCTGCTCAGTTTGCGCTTTAGACCGAACGATGATGTACTGATAACAAATTTCCCcggttcaaatttttgttcgaattttttagTCTCCAAATTCACgatgtttttgaataaatttattgaGCTGAAACAAAAACAATCTGAATCTCATCTCACCTAAGTATCCCTTTAATTAGAAATGTTCTTCGTTGGATTTATTCCTCTCTACTGTCCTTTCATTGAGTCATCATTTCAGCAAAATGAAACTGTGGAACACCACTTCGATTTTAAAGAAATCAGCGTTGGTGACGAAATACCCAAGTATTTGCTCTTGTCGACTACTCAGCAACGATATATGGGTGAGCCCGATATATTCTCATCTtcatcgaataaattttatgCCGGATTTCGCCTTCTGTCACCGGTAAAATATGAATCCACTGATAAGAATATTTTCACTTTGcagaagaaaaaagttgacgtCAAATTGTACAAAGAAACGGAAAACTATTGGAAGAAGAAATTCGCCGA encodes:
- the mre11 gene encoding double-strand break repair protein MRE11, encoding MSSLSASSPPDDTFKILVATDIHLGYAENDPVRGEDSFNTFEEILELAKANDVDFILLGGDLFHDNKPSTLCMFKCMALLRKYCMGERPISVEFMSDPNVNFQHCYERLVNYEDPNLNISIPVFSIHGNHDDPTGSIQISSLDILSVSGLVNYFGKWTDLTDVKVSPMLLRKGASKLAIYGLSHIKDERLARLFRSNSVQFFQPSESTNEWFNIFVCHQNRVDRGIAKYVQETALPEIMDLVIWGHEHECKLLDETWNPIKEFHVIQPGSSVATSLCEGEARKKHVALLRVHDKKFKIDHLPLKTVRPFIFETIKLSECNIRDVDPNPADNVQRYLTERVDYSIVNASDQITGHPKQPTLPLIRIRVEYVDELQCFNTIRFGQQFQSKVANPTDMIKLFREKPKERKAREGLDIEGKENMEEFLENEEVEDLWEIKMNAIIAKYFNEVNTAKQMQVLSIRGISEAAARYIDKGDRDAIERIFQHQRNKIQKYLLDENIPLENLDEAIAKYREDRKQNPVIEAEENKKVFSDDFGVGGASTSNNGGDALQMHISDDSDDGFNTTAPPATTTSQRGRGSRGGRGRAAAAPKAPSTRGRGSRGGRARGTASASSTVTLTTTVQKTQSQRPTRASTSTSNQNSKLNRLRYDDSDSD
- the LOC135837894 gene encoding probable dimethyladenosine transferase; its protein translation is MPKVTTKKTRQHDSIAKQGILFNKDFGQHILKNPLIIQAMVDKAAVRPSDTVLEIGPGTGNMTVKLLENAAKVIACEIDTRLVAELQKRVQGTSYQKKLQIVVGDAIKSELPFFNVCVANVPYQISSPLVFKLLLHRPFFRCAVLMFQREFANRLVAKPGEKLYCRLSINTQLLARVDLLMKVGKNNFRPPPKVESNVVRIEPRNPPPEVNFKEWDGLTRIAFIRKNKTLSSAFKQTTVLGLLEKNYRTYCSMTNKEIPDDFNIKQKIEDILDKSESANLRARTMDIDDFLKLLHAFNVEGIHFS